The genome window GGTGTCCGGTGTCCGGTGTCCGGTGTCCGGTGTCCGGTGTCCGGTGTCCGGTGTCCGGTGTCCGGCGGTCAGCCTACGCAGGTCGGCATGACCTGCGCAACGGGTTGCATCGCGGCCTCGCCAGGTCGCACCCGGCCGCAGGCCACAGCGATCACCCGCCGCGCGCGCCGCCCGCCCGGTCGGCCACCTCATTCCACAAATGCAGCGCCGCGTACGCGCGCCAGGGCCGCCAGCCTTCGGTGCGGTGCTTCTGGGTCGCGAGCCGGTCGAGCGCCGGATCGCGCGCCGCGATCGACTGCATCAGCACGAGATCAGAGGCCGGCCACGCGTCCGGATCGCGCCATGCGCGCATCGCGATGTATTCGACGGTCCACGGGCCGATGCCGGGCAGATCGAGCCACGCACTGCGCAGCGTCGCGAGATCGGCGTGCTCGCGATCGACCGGCACGTCGCCGGCCGCCACCGCGCGCGCCACGCCCGTCAGTGCCGCCACCCGCTTGCCGGGCATCCCGATCTTGTCGAGATCGCACGCGGCCAGCGCATCGGGCGTCGGGAAACGCCACGCGGGCATGCCGTCGTCCTCCTGAACCACTCGTTCGCCGGCCCGTTCGACGAGCCGGCCGACGATCGTCGTCGCGGCCTTCACGCTCACCTGCTGGCCGACGATCGCGCGCACGGCCAGCTCGAACCCCGACCATGCGCCCGGCACACGCAGCCCCGGCGCGGCCTCGACGAGCGGTGCAAACCACGGATCGCGCGCGAGCCCGTTGCCGATGGCGGCCGGATCGGCGCCGAGATCGAACATCGTCGCGACGCGCATGGCGAATGCATCATCGACATGGCGCGCGACCGCGCCTTCGACCGTCGCGACCAGGCAGTGCTTGCGCGGATGTTTCGCGACCGTGAGCCGGCCGGCATCGCCGTGCAGGTCGACGATGCGGCGATACACACCGCCCGCCACCTGCTCGACACCCGGAATCGCGCGCCCGCTGAAGAAGCGCAGCACGCGCGCCCAGTCGTAAGGCGCATTGAAGCGCAGTTCCATTTGCGCGGACGGCGGCACATGGCCGCCGTTCACGATGGAGGTGATGGTTGTTTTTGCGATGCTCAAACTGCGCTGCCCTCCACAACGGATTCGGTTTGATCGTCGTGCACATGACGCGCTTCGGATGCGAGCAGCGTCGCCTTGCGGCGCACGCCCCAACGATACCCGGAAAGCGCGCCGCCCTTCTGTACGACGCGGTGGCACGGGATCGCGAGCGCGACCGGGTTCGATGCGCACGCGGATGCAACAGCGCGCACCGCGCGCGGCGCACCGAGCGCCTCGGCGATCTCCGAGTAGCTGCGCGTTTCGCCGTACGGAATATGCGTCAGCGCCTCCCACACGCGCTGCTGGAATGCGGTCGGCGCGATGTCGAGCGGCAGGTCGAACGCGTGCCGTGTGCCATCCAGATACGCGCGGATCTGCGTGACGAACGGCGCGAGCCGTGCCGACGCTTCGACCAGCTCGGCACGCGCGAACGCATCCTTCAACTCGCCGACGAGCGCGGCCGGCTCGTCGCCGAACGCGATCCGGCAGATGCCCTGCTCGGTCGCGGCGACGAGCACGGTGCCGAGTGACGTCGATGCGGTCGCATAGTCGATCCGCAACCCCGCGCCCTGCCGGCGAAACGCCGACGGCGCCATCCCGAGCTCGCGCGGCACCGACGCATAAAGCCGCGACGGGGAGTTGAAGCCCGCGTCGACGGCCGCCTGCGTGACCGGCTGCCCGCTTTGCAGCGCCTGCCGCAGCGCCGCGCCGCGCTGCGCGGCCTGGTACTGCCGCGGCGACACGCCGACCACGCGCTTGAAGAGCCGCTGAAGGTGAAACGGGCTCACGTGCACGGCATCGCTCAGTTGCTGCAGCGTGAGCCGTTCGGCCTGCGCGTCGAGCACCGCGCACGCGCGGTTGACGATCTCGAGCTCGCGCGGCAGCCCTTCCGGCTGGCAGCGCTTGCAGGGCCGAAAGCCGGCCGCACGCGCGGCGGCCGTATCGGCGAAGAAGGACACATTTTCGCGACGCGGCAGCCGCGACGCGCAGGTCGGGCGGCAGAACACGCCGGTCGTGCTCACGGCGTAGAAGAAGGCGCCGTCCGCATGCGGATCGCGCTCGGTGACGGCGCCCCAGCGGGCATCATCGGTCGGATAGGCGGTTTTCATCTGAACCTCGCACTCTCTAGTGTAGATGGTGCCTACTCTAGACATCGGCACGTGCCGTCGCGCCCTGAATCTTGCTCTGTGATTCGCCCCGGATAATCGGGGGGCGCATCATCTGAAAATAAATCCGACAAAACGCGCGCGCCGGCTGTTCCGGCGCGGTTTTCGTCATTGTCCCGTCACCATTTTGCTGCAGTGCGGATGCGACAAATCGCCGTCCTGACGTTTTTTTGCATTCGGAATATTGCGTCGCACCATCGCCGTGTGTATAGTTGGAACTGTCTCCTCCATGTCTCCTCCTGATATGGATTAAGCCCGTTCCGCTCTGCGTGAACGGGCTTTTTTTCGTCCGTCGATTGTGCCGCGTTCCGGCCGGCGGCGCAGGCGCGATGCGTCTACACTCGATGCTCGTGGACTGCGAAGGAGAGCCTTGCCCATGAAACCGACCATCCGCGCGATCGATCACATCGTGCTGCGCGTGACCGACATGGCCGCGATGACGCGCTTTTACTGCGACGCCGTCGGCTGCCATGTGGAGAAGGAACAGCCCGATCTGGGCCTCGTGCAACTGCGCGCCGGCGACGCGCTGATCGACCTGCTGTCGGTCGGCGGCC of Burkholderia sp. HI2500 contains these proteins:
- a CDS encoding DNA-3-methyladenine glycosylase family protein, whose translation is MSIAKTTITSIVNGGHVPPSAQMELRFNAPYDWARVLRFFSGRAIPGVEQVAGGVYRRIVDLHGDAGRLTVAKHPRKHCLVATVEGAVARHVDDAFAMRVATMFDLGADPAAIGNGLARDPWFAPLVEAAPGLRVPGAWSGFELAVRAIVGQQVSVKAATTIVGRLVERAGERVVQEDDGMPAWRFPTPDALAACDLDKIGMPGKRVAALTGVARAVAAGDVPVDREHADLATLRSAWLDLPGIGPWTVEYIAMRAWRDPDAWPASDLVLMQSIAARDPALDRLATQKHRTEGWRPWRAYAALHLWNEVADRAGGARGG
- the ada gene encoding bifunctional DNA-binding transcriptional regulator/O6-methylguanine-DNA methyltransferase Ada — encoded protein: MKTAYPTDDARWGAVTERDPHADGAFFYAVSTTGVFCRPTCASRLPRRENVSFFADTAAARAAGFRPCKRCQPEGLPRELEIVNRACAVLDAQAERLTLQQLSDAVHVSPFHLQRLFKRVVGVSPRQYQAAQRGAALRQALQSGQPVTQAAVDAGFNSPSRLYASVPRELGMAPSAFRRQGAGLRIDYATASTSLGTVLVAATEQGICRIAFGDEPAALVGELKDAFARAELVEASARLAPFVTQIRAYLDGTRHAFDLPLDIAPTAFQQRVWEALTHIPYGETRSYSEIAEALGAPRAVRAVASACASNPVALAIPCHRVVQKGGALSGYRWGVRRKATLLASEARHVHDDQTESVVEGSAV